In a single window of the Streptomyces cinnabarinus genome:
- the thrS gene encoding threonine--tRNA ligase — MLALQTWEYEMHDHRRLGRELGLFDTDPLMGAGLPYWLPDGAVVRHELEEYIRGMERAAGYRHVYSPVLGKRKLYETSGHWSHYSDDMFPPMPVGAEEVVLRPSLCPHHALIYRSRSHSYRELPLRMAELGDMYRSELWGALGGLTRVRAIRLNDAHIFCTLEQAAQEARAALELIGRAYADLGIRAARYRLSLPGEGGKYVADPELWRRATALLREALEGVEYEAVEGEAAFYGPKIDVQITDPAGRESTLSTVQIDFHQPERFDLHYIGPDGAKHRPVMVHRSVIGSVERAVAHLIETHGGAFPAWLAPVQLMVLPVADDQVEQAAEVVRRACALGLRAELAAPADGSLGARIRAARLVPYQAVIGEREADGDLAALRLRDGRRPGALPVDELLHRIGERVRARGAELWAAA, encoded by the coding sequence GTGCTCGCCCTCCAGACTTGGGAGTACGAGATGCACGACCACCGCCGGCTCGGCCGGGAACTGGGCCTGTTCGACACCGATCCGCTGATGGGCGCGGGGCTGCCGTACTGGCTGCCGGACGGCGCCGTCGTCCGGCACGAACTGGAGGAGTACATCCGGGGGATGGAGCGGGCGGCCGGGTACCGGCACGTGTACTCGCCGGTGCTCGGGAAGCGGAAGCTGTACGAGACCTCCGGGCACTGGTCCCATTACAGCGACGACATGTTCCCGCCGATGCCAGTGGGCGCGGAGGAGGTCGTGCTGCGCCCCAGCCTCTGCCCGCACCACGCGCTCATCTACCGCTCCCGCTCCCACAGCTACCGCGAACTACCCCTGCGCATGGCCGAGTTGGGCGACATGTACCGCTCCGAGCTGTGGGGCGCGCTCGGCGGGCTGACCAGGGTCCGCGCGATCCGCCTCAACGACGCGCACATCTTCTGCACCCTGGAGCAGGCGGCCCAGGAGGCCCGCGCCGCCCTGGAGCTGATCGGGCGGGCCTACGCCGACCTCGGCATCCGAGCGGCCCGGTACCGGCTTTCCCTCCCCGGCGAGGGCGGCAAGTACGTCGCCGACCCGGAGCTGTGGCGCCGGGCGACCGCGCTGCTGCGGGAGGCGCTGGAGGGCGTCGAGTACGAGGCGGTCGAGGGCGAGGCCGCCTTCTACGGCCCCAAGATCGACGTACAGATCACCGATCCCGCGGGCCGTGAGTCCACCCTGTCCACCGTCCAGATCGACTTCCACCAGCCCGAACGCTTCGATCTGCACTACATCGGCCCCGACGGCGCGAAACACCGGCCGGTCATGGTGCACCGCAGTGTCATCGGCAGTGTGGAACGGGCCGTCGCCCACCTCATCGAGACCCACGGCGGCGCCTTCCCGGCCTGGCTGGCCCCGGTGCAGCTGATGGTCCTGCCGGTCGCCGACGACCAGGTGGAACAGGCCGCGGAGGTCGTACGGCGGGCCTGCGCGCTCGGGCTCCGGGCCGAACTGGCCGCTCCGGCCGACGGCTCCCTGGGTGCCCGGATCCGGGCGGCGCGGCTGGTGCCGTACCAGGCGGTGATCGGGGAGCGGGAGGCGGACGGCGACCTGGCGGCCCTGCGGCTGAGGGACGGGCGGCGGCCGGGGGCGCTGCCCGTGGACGAGTTGCTGCACCGGATCGGCGAGCGGGTGCGGGCTCGCGGGGCCGAACTGTGGGCGGCTGCGTAA
- a CDS encoding glycoside hydrolase family 13 protein, translated as MTARPTAPDLSLKDPNWWRQAVVYQVYPRSFGDADGDGLGDIRGITERLTHLAGLGVDALWLSPFYPSELADGGYDVADHRDVDPRLGTLDDFDAMVEEAHRLGLKIMVDIVPNHTSHRHSWFREALAAGPGSAARERYVFRDGRGAHGELPPTDWQSVFGGSAWRRVPDGQWYLHLFAPEQPDLNWSHPEVRADFRTTLRFWADRGVDGFRVDVAHALAKDLTEPLRDLGTPALSGDEALAAIPPGSHPLYDRDEVHEIYRDWRTILDAYSPPRMAVAEAWVPGSRRVLYARPEELGQAFNFEYLQTSWNAGRLRRIIGDSLADAHAAGASATWVLSNHDVVRHASRLTLPPGTEENAWLLSGGRAPEVDRAAGLRRARAATLLMLALPGSSYLYQGEELGLPEVADLPVEVLQDPIWEQTGHVRKGRDGCRVPLPWTVDGPSHGFGAGGAWLPQPEWFGAYSVEAQEGVEESTLELYRRALRLRRKLLAGETLTWAEETPDGVLGFARSDGWRCVANLSGAPVPLPPGEVVVSSAPLEPDGRLGADTTVWLT; from the coding sequence GTGACCGCTCGCCCCACCGCGCCCGATCTCTCCCTCAAGGACCCGAACTGGTGGCGGCAGGCCGTCGTCTACCAGGTGTATCCGCGCAGCTTCGGCGACGCGGACGGCGACGGGCTCGGCGACATCCGGGGGATCACCGAACGGCTCACCCATCTCGCCGGGCTCGGCGTGGACGCCCTGTGGCTCAGCCCCTTCTACCCCTCCGAACTCGCCGATGGCGGATACGACGTCGCCGACCACCGCGACGTCGACCCGCGCCTGGGCACCCTCGACGACTTCGACGCCATGGTCGAGGAGGCCCATCGCCTCGGGCTGAAGATCATGGTCGACATCGTGCCCAACCACACCTCCCACCGGCACAGCTGGTTCCGGGAGGCGCTCGCGGCCGGTCCGGGCTCCGCCGCGCGGGAGCGGTACGTGTTCCGGGACGGACGCGGGGCGCACGGTGAACTCCCGCCCACCGACTGGCAGTCCGTCTTCGGCGGCAGCGCCTGGCGCCGGGTCCCGGACGGGCAGTGGTACCTGCATCTGTTCGCCCCCGAGCAGCCCGACCTGAACTGGTCCCACCCCGAGGTCCGCGCCGACTTCCGCACCACCCTGCGCTTCTGGGCCGACCGGGGCGTCGACGGCTTCCGGGTCGACGTCGCCCACGCCCTGGCCAAGGACCTCACCGAGCCGCTGCGCGACCTGGGCACCCCGGCGCTCAGCGGCGACGAGGCCCTCGCCGCCATACCCCCGGGCAGCCACCCCCTCTACGACCGCGACGAGGTCCACGAGATCTACCGCGACTGGCGCACGATCCTCGACGCCTACTCCCCGCCCCGCATGGCCGTCGCCGAAGCCTGGGTCCCGGGCTCCCGCCGGGTGCTGTACGCCCGCCCGGAGGAACTCGGCCAGGCCTTCAACTTCGAGTACCTGCAAACCTCCTGGAACGCCGGCCGGCTCCGGCGGATCATCGGCGACTCGCTCGCCGACGCCCATGCCGCCGGCGCCTCCGCCACCTGGGTGCTCTCCAACCACGACGTCGTCCGGCACGCCTCCCGGCTGACGCTGCCCCCGGGCACGGAGGAGAACGCCTGGCTGCTGTCCGGCGGCCGCGCCCCCGAGGTGGACCGGGCGGCCGGACTGCGCCGGGCCCGCGCCGCCACCCTGCTGATGCTGGCGCTGCCCGGCTCTTCCTACCTCTACCAGGGCGAGGAACTCGGCCTGCCCGAGGTCGCCGACCTGCCCGTGGAGGTGCTCCAGGACCCGATCTGGGAGCAGACCGGCCATGTCCGCAAGGGCCGCGACGGCTGCCGGGTGCCGCTGCCCTGGACGGTCGACGGACCCTCGCACGGCTTCGGCGCGGGCGGCGCCTGGCTGCCGCAGCCGGAGTGGTTCGGGGCGTACTCCGTCGAGGCGCAGGAGGGGGTTGAGGAGTCCACCCTGGAGCTGTACCGGCGCGCCCTGCGACTGCGGCGCAAGCTGCTGGCGGGGGAGACCCTCACCTGGGCCGAGGAGACCCCGGACGGTGTCCTCGGGTTCGCCCGGTCCGACGGATGGCGCTGCGTCGCCAACCTGTCCGGCGCGCCCGTACCGCTGCCGCCCGGCGAAGTCGTCGTCAGCAGCGCGCCGTTGGAGCCGGACGGACGGCTGGGCGCCGATACGACGGTGTGGCTGACGTAG
- a CDS encoding carboxypeptidase regulatory-like domain-containing protein, translating into MNWFRKAVVVLALAPVWAAPGQAVAADGGDGVLWGAVTIAPGREGVVEVAGFGGEGSVLTLTAPGAVRVTGVPLADRDYRGVVGPGGRSGSYTFVGGPAKEPWAGRRFPFVLAVPAGAVPGTRIAGCAMVLADENGAPKARGACAVTVGLPAPTLLRPQSGVPLGARPQTSGTAHPGAQITVRDGLENEVCATTTAGDGTWSCVPDLPLAPGAGLLQATATLNGVTALSDQIAVTVDGP; encoded by the coding sequence ATGAACTGGTTCAGGAAGGCCGTCGTGGTGCTGGCGCTGGCCCCGGTGTGGGCCGCGCCGGGGCAGGCCGTCGCGGCCGACGGCGGTGACGGTGTGCTGTGGGGTGCCGTGACCATCGCGCCGGGGCGGGAAGGGGTCGTGGAGGTCGCCGGGTTCGGTGGGGAGGGGTCCGTGCTGACCCTGACGGCGCCCGGGGCGGTCCGGGTCACGGGGGTGCCGCTCGCGGACCGTGACTATCGCGGGGTCGTCGGCCCGGGCGGCCGCAGTGGGTCGTACACGTTCGTCGGGGGCCCGGCCAAGGAGCCCTGGGCGGGGCGCCGGTTCCCGTTCGTGCTGGCCGTGCCGGCCGGGGCGGTGCCCGGGACCCGGATCGCCGGGTGCGCGATGGTGCTCGCGGACGAGAACGGGGCGCCCAAGGCCCGCGGCGCCTGTGCGGTGACCGTCGGACTGCCCGCGCCGACGCTGCTGCGGCCCCAGTCGGGCGTACCGCTCGGCGCGCGTCCGCAGACCTCCGGGACCGCCCATCCCGGCGCGCAGATCACCGTGCGGGACGGCCTGGAGAACGAGGTCTGCGCCACCACCACCGCGGGCGACGGCACCTGGTCCTGCGTCCCGGACCTGCCGCTCGCCCCGGGTGCGGGTCTGCTCCAGGCGACGGCCACCCTGAACGGCGTCACCGCGCTGAGCGACCAGATCGCCGTGACGGTCGACGGTCCCTGA
- a CDS encoding aminopeptidase P family protein gives MTEVPAGFTEQDHADRMDRATRDAVAAGLAGLLITPGPDLTWLCGYRPTAITERLTLLVLTPGSEPRLLVPALERPDAEAAPGAGAVRISEWRDGQDPYAAAAGLLRPQSRYGVSDSTWALHLLGLQEALPLTAYRALTTVLPMLRAVKDAHEVARLAAAGAAADATYEEILSVRFAGRRERDVAGDLARLLKEHGHSQVDFTVVGSGPNGADPHHEAGGRLILRGDMVVLDFGGLKDGYGSDTTRTVHVGEPTEEELRVHEIVRTAQQAAFEAVRPGVACQEIDHMARSVIEDAGYGEYFIHRTGHGIGVTTHEPPYLVAGEELPLVPGMCFSIEPGIYLPGRFGVRIEDIVTCTEDGGRRLNNTAREMAFVE, from the coding sequence ATGACCGAGGTACCCGCGGGCTTCACCGAGCAGGACCACGCGGACCGGATGGACCGGGCCACCCGGGACGCCGTCGCCGCCGGACTCGCGGGGCTGCTGATCACCCCGGGACCCGATCTGACCTGGCTGTGCGGCTACCGCCCGACCGCGATCACCGAGCGGCTGACCCTGCTCGTCCTCACCCCCGGGTCCGAGCCCCGGCTGCTGGTCCCCGCGCTGGAGCGCCCGGACGCGGAGGCGGCGCCCGGCGCGGGCGCGGTACGGATCTCCGAGTGGCGCGACGGCCAGGACCCCTACGCGGCGGCGGCCGGACTGCTGCGCCCGCAGAGCCGCTACGGCGTCTCCGACTCCACCTGGGCCCTGCATCTGCTGGGCCTCCAGGAAGCCCTCCCGCTGACCGCGTACCGCGCGCTGACGACCGTGCTGCCGATGCTGCGCGCGGTGAAGGACGCGCACGAGGTGGCCCGGCTGGCGGCGGCGGGCGCGGCGGCCGATGCCACCTACGAGGAGATCCTCTCGGTCCGCTTCGCCGGGCGCCGGGAGCGGGACGTGGCCGGGGACCTGGCGCGGCTGCTGAAGGAGCACGGCCACTCGCAGGTCGACTTCACGGTCGTCGGCTCCGGGCCGAACGGCGCCGACCCGCACCACGAGGCGGGCGGCCGGCTCATCCTGCGCGGCGACATGGTGGTCCTGGACTTCGGCGGCCTCAAGGACGGCTACGGCTCCGACACCACCCGCACGGTCCACGTCGGCGAGCCCACCGAGGAGGAGCTGCGGGTGCACGAGATCGTGCGCACGGCCCAGCAGGCGGCCTTCGAGGCGGTGCGCCCCGGGGTGGCCTGCCAGGAGATCGACCACATGGCCCGCTCGGTCATCGAGGACGCCGGGTACGGCGAGTACTTCATCCACCGCACCGGGCACGGCATCGGCGTCACGACCCACGAGCCGCCGTACCTGGTCGCGGGGGAGGAACTGCCGCTGGTGCCGGGCATGTGCTTCTCGATCGAGCCGGGCATCTATCTGCCGGGCCGCTTCGGCGTGCGGATCGAGGACATCGTGACCTGCACGGAGGACGGCGGCCGCCGGCTGAACAACACGGCCCGGGAGATGGCGTTCGTGGAATGA
- a CDS encoding DUF6479 family protein, translating into MSTTTVVLAATSSEVLNVIAAFVGGLVIAGALVWAVQFGMRVMDRELPHPSPEDHPKMPEGGPVHEMREMREPDEVPQTEGGERLMPYELRHAGSRRGEDQKRKRWLPGSSGSFGSGGLGHT; encoded by the coding sequence ATGAGTACGACGACGGTTGTTCTTGCGGCCACGTCGAGTGAAGTACTCAACGTGATCGCCGCGTTTGTCGGCGGCCTGGTCATTGCCGGCGCACTGGTGTGGGCCGTGCAGTTCGGCATGCGGGTCATGGATCGTGAGCTGCCGCATCCCAGTCCCGAGGACCATCCCAAGATGCCCGAGGGCGGGCCGGTCCACGAGATGCGGGAGATGCGGGAGCCCGACGAGGTGCCGCAGACGGAGGGGGGCGAACGGCTCATGCCGTACGAGCTCCGCCATGCGGGAAGCCGGAGAGGAGAGGACCAGAAGCGCAAGCGCTGGCTGCCGGGGTCCAGTGGGTCCTTCGGCAGTGGTGGTCTCGGACATACCTGA
- a CDS encoding DUF7144 family membrane protein, with protein sequence MTQQPHQQPTAEGQQGQQGQQPPVWGETNRPAGPSTGTSGYAGPVPGATPWQTGGLVFAGVLLMVNGVVAILQGISAIAADDVYDRIGDYVYKISLTGWGVILLCLGAVALVVGWGVLQGAWWARITGIFLASLSLIANFLFLPYQPVWSVLMVALDFFVIWALATAPDKEKAAS encoded by the coding sequence ATGACCCAGCAGCCGCATCAGCAACCGACCGCCGAGGGGCAGCAAGGGCAACAAGGCCAGCAGCCCCCCGTCTGGGGCGAGACCAACCGGCCCGCCGGACCGTCGACCGGGACCAGCGGCTACGCCGGACCCGTCCCCGGCGCCACCCCCTGGCAGACCGGCGGCCTTGTCTTCGCCGGTGTCCTGCTCATGGTCAACGGCGTGGTCGCGATCCTCCAGGGCATCTCCGCCATCGCCGCGGACGACGTGTACGACCGCATCGGCGATTACGTGTACAAGATCAGCCTCACCGGCTGGGGCGTCATCCTGCTCTGCCTCGGAGCCGTGGCCCTGGTGGTCGGCTGGGGCGTCCTCCAGGGAGCCTGGTGGGCCCGGATCACCGGTATCTTCCTGGCCTCGCTGAGCCTGATCGCGAACTTCCTGTTCCTGCCGTACCAGCCGGTCTGGTCGGTCCTCATGGTCGCGCTGGACTTCTTCGTGATCTGGGCCCTGGCCACGGCGCCGGACAAGGAGAAGGCGGCCTCGTAG
- a CDS encoding FxLYD domain-containing protein: MPGHRIRSLTLLSAVAFAASVALTGCSDDDTPSSVASSVASRVSEAAESLATEAQNRIDDIKNGVDAKDAVTLGDPVTDGRATVPVTVENTADSAKSFAVQVDFTDSGGNRLDVVVVTISDVQPGESKEATARSNRDLTGEVKAEVARAVRY; the protein is encoded by the coding sequence ATGCCCGGCCACCGCATCCGCTCTCTGACCCTGCTGTCGGCCGTCGCGTTCGCGGCGTCGGTCGCCCTGACGGGGTGCTCCGACGACGACACCCCGTCGAGCGTGGCGTCGAGCGTGGCGAGCAGAGTCTCGGAGGCGGCCGAGTCGCTCGCGACCGAGGCGCAGAACAGGATCGACGACATCAAGAACGGCGTCGACGCCAAGGACGCGGTGACCCTGGGCGACCCCGTCACCGACGGCCGCGCCACGGTCCCCGTCACCGTGGAGAACACCGCCGACTCGGCCAAGTCCTTCGCCGTGCAGGTCGACTTCACCGACAGCGGCGGCAACCGCCTCGACGTGGTCGTCGTGACGATCTCCGACGTCCAGCCGGGCGAGTCCAAGGAGGCGACGGCCCGCAGCAACCGTGATCTCACCGGTGAGGTGAAGGCGGAGGTCGCGCGGGCGGTGCGCTACTGA
- a CDS encoding CGNR zinc finger domain-containing protein, which produces MRVMRETVAADGSAPPPAPGAEQYPALDFANSTVALPGGHYLDFLGTAEGAGQWLADHGLAPVDAGIREMCAAQLRSLREQIRALLATRLDGAPAPKGALAAVNDALTRAPAASLLHWNADRGLFRAAAHPTDQILDHALAALAADAADLLTGPDADRLTACGSPPCNRYLLRHGRRHWCSTRCGDRARAARAYARKTAQ; this is translated from the coding sequence ATGAGAGTCATGAGAGAGACCGTGGCCGCCGACGGCAGCGCGCCGCCGCCCGCACCCGGCGCGGAGCAGTACCCGGCACTGGACTTCGCCAACAGCACCGTCGCCCTGCCCGGCGGGCACTACCTGGACTTCCTCGGTACGGCCGAGGGGGCCGGGCAGTGGCTCGCGGACCATGGGCTCGCGCCCGTCGACGCGGGCATCCGGGAGATGTGCGCGGCCCAGCTGCGGTCGTTGCGCGAACAGATCCGGGCGCTGCTCGCCACCCGGCTCGACGGCGCCCCCGCGCCCAAGGGAGCGCTGGCCGCGGTGAACGACGCGCTCACCCGGGCACCGGCCGCCTCACTCCTGCACTGGAACGCCGACCGGGGCCTCTTCCGGGCCGCCGCCCACCCCACCGACCAGATCCTCGACCACGCCCTGGCCGCCCTCGCCGCCGATGCCGCCGACCTGCTGACCGGCCCCGACGCAGACCGCCTCACGGCCTGCGGCTCGCCCCCCTGCAACCGCTACCTGCTGCGCCACGGCCGCCGCCACTGGTGCTCCACCCGCTGCGGCGACCGGGCCAGAGCGGCCCGCGCGTACGCGAGGAAGACCGCTCAGTAG
- a CDS encoding MBL fold metallo-hydrolase produces the protein MPSNLPIRVLGGPTALFEYGGLNFLTDPTFDAPGEYANPGRPTLRKLAPTAAAPAELGRIDVVLLSHDEHADNLDHAGRALLAEVPLTLTTPGGGARLGGNAKGMADWETLDLDRPGGGTVTVTAVPAIHGPGPRETVEPVTGQVVGFVLTGEGLPSVYVSGDNASLDVVKEIADRLGPVDTAVLFAGAPRFPVLFDNAPLVLDSAQAAEAARILGARRVVPVHCDSWAHFTEGREDVVTAFQAAGLADRLD, from the coding sequence ATGCCCAGCAACCTGCCCATTCGCGTCCTCGGCGGCCCCACCGCCCTCTTCGAGTACGGCGGCCTGAACTTCCTCACCGACCCGACCTTCGACGCCCCCGGCGAGTACGCGAACCCGGGCCGCCCGACGCTGCGCAAGCTGGCCCCGACCGCTGCCGCTCCCGCGGAACTGGGCCGGATAGACGTGGTGCTGCTCTCCCACGACGAGCACGCGGACAACCTCGACCACGCGGGCCGCGCCCTGCTCGCCGAGGTCCCGCTCACCCTGACCACCCCCGGCGGGGGCGCCCGGCTCGGCGGCAACGCCAAGGGAATGGCGGACTGGGAGACGCTGGATCTCGACCGGCCCGGCGGCGGCACGGTGACGGTCACGGCGGTACCCGCCATCCACGGCCCCGGCCCGCGCGAGACCGTCGAGCCCGTCACGGGCCAGGTGGTCGGCTTCGTGCTCACCGGCGAGGGGCTGCCTTCGGTCTACGTCAGCGGCGACAACGCCTCGCTGGACGTGGTGAAGGAGATCGCGGACCGGCTGGGCCCGGTCGACACCGCCGTCCTCTTCGCGGGCGCTCCCCGTTTCCCGGTCCTCTTCGACAACGCGCCCCTCGTCCTGGACAGCGCCCAGGCCGCCGAGGCGGCGCGGATCCTCGGCGCCCGCCGGGTCGTGCCGGTCCACTGCGACAGCTGGGCCCACTTCACGGAAGGGCGCGAGGACGTGGTGACCGCGTTCCAGGCGGCCGGTCTCGCCGACCGCCTGGACTGA
- a CDS encoding alpha/beta fold hydrolase, whose amino-acid sequence MPVRRRLLAASVIAAASLGAQALSGTTATAADEVVSRGVTIPAFYNPPTTLPAADGALVRTEPLKLALSLPSLNGPLPGKATRLMYKSTDAGGKPVAVTGAYIEPSAAWKGEGPRPLVALAPGTMGQGDQCSASMGLEHPIRFNGETVSVGYEDLAIYRLLSKGAAVVVTDYAGLGATDRLHTYVNRVDEGHALLDAARAARKVAGASVTAESRVGVFGYSQGGGASASAAELQPSYAPDVNLVGAYSGAPPADLTEVTRAIDGSELAGALGWSLNGFVQSEPALKPIADAHLNAAGKAALADLSTMCVGDALFKYGNADSTDWTNDGRSVSDIIAATPELKDYLNTHRIGTMKPAAPVRVVTGISDDLVPHGQARRLATDWCAKGANVTYEAELIPPLGSSLLNHLTPLLTDQGDAVDWITDRLNGRSAHSNCWSMPLQP is encoded by the coding sequence ATGCCCGTACGCAGACGGCTCCTGGCCGCAAGCGTCATCGCCGCCGCAAGTCTCGGCGCCCAGGCCCTCTCCGGGACCACCGCCACGGCCGCGGACGAGGTCGTGTCCCGGGGCGTCACCATCCCGGCGTTCTACAACCCGCCCACCACCCTGCCCGCCGCGGACGGCGCCCTCGTCCGCACCGAGCCGCTCAAGCTGGCCCTGAGCCTGCCGAGCCTGAACGGCCCGCTGCCGGGCAAGGCGACCCGGCTGATGTACAAGTCCACCGACGCCGGCGGCAAGCCCGTCGCCGTCACCGGCGCCTACATCGAACCCTCGGCCGCCTGGAAGGGCGAGGGCCCCCGACCGCTGGTCGCGCTCGCCCCCGGCACCATGGGCCAGGGCGACCAGTGCTCCGCCTCCATGGGTCTTGAGCACCCGATCCGGTTCAACGGCGAGACCGTCTCCGTCGGCTACGAGGACCTGGCGATCTACCGCCTCCTCTCCAAGGGCGCGGCCGTCGTCGTCACCGACTACGCGGGCCTCGGCGCCACCGACCGCCTGCACACCTACGTCAACCGGGTCGACGAGGGGCACGCCCTCCTCGACGCCGCCCGTGCCGCCCGCAAGGTCGCCGGGGCCTCGGTCACCGCCGAGTCCCGGGTGGGCGTGTTCGGCTACAGCCAGGGCGGCGGGGCCAGCGCCTCCGCCGCCGAACTCCAGCCCTCCTACGCGCCCGACGTCAACCTCGTCGGCGCCTACTCCGGGGCTCCGCCCGCCGACCTGACCGAGGTCACCCGGGCCATCGACGGCAGCGAACTCGCCGGTGCGCTGGGCTGGTCCCTGAACGGCTTCGTCCAGTCCGAACCTGCGCTGAAGCCGATCGCGGACGCCCATCTGAACGCGGCCGGCAAGGCGGCGCTGGCCGACCTGTCGACGATGTGCGTGGGCGACGCTCTGTTCAAGTACGGCAACGCCGACAGCACGGACTGGACCAACGACGGCCGCTCGGTCAGCGACATCATCGCCGCCACCCCGGAGCTGAAGGACTACCTGAACACCCACCGCATCGGCACCATGAAGCCGGCCGCGCCGGTCCGCGTGGTCACCGGCATCAGCGACGACCTGGTCCCCCACGGCCAGGCCCGGCGGCTGGCGACCGACTGGTGCGCCAAGGGCGCGAACGTGACCTACGAGGCGGAGCTGATCCCGCCGCTGGGCAGCTCGCTCCTCAACCACCTCACCCCCCTGCTCACCGACCAGGGCGACGCGGTGGACTGGATCACGGACCGGCTGAACGGCAGGTCCGCGCACTCCAACTGCTGGAGCATGCCGCTCCAGCCGTGA
- a CDS encoding peptidoglycan-binding protein, with the protein MSTKTGPQRYPGASRANWYQDDFGGDAMQVNVVVLHTTEGRSLPGYGGGGSAPNLTAVPDLGAKKLKWYQHFDIETSSRALVNLGGGVETNTLNVCQVELVGTCDPKTHAKWKKSGDAHLYWPEAPDWALLGVARFLSWMHEEHGVPLSGPKSWPAYPSSYANGGGQRMSGTRWEAFKGVCGHMHVPENAHGDPGAVDFARLLKHAKADLDLGGDKEPAETGTVEPRVPAFPGRKYFRAGAVNEHVLKLGKRLVERGFGDHYKVGPSRAWGEADRLNVRDFQKSRPELRGDADGHPGPLTWRLLFS; encoded by the coding sequence ATGAGCACGAAGACCGGACCCCAGCGATACCCGGGCGCGAGCCGGGCCAACTGGTACCAGGACGACTTCGGCGGCGACGCCATGCAGGTCAACGTCGTCGTCCTGCACACCACCGAGGGCCGCTCACTGCCCGGGTACGGCGGTGGCGGCTCCGCGCCGAACCTGACGGCGGTGCCGGACCTCGGGGCGAAGAAGCTGAAGTGGTACCAGCACTTCGACATCGAGACCTCCTCCCGGGCGCTGGTCAACCTCGGCGGCGGCGTCGAGACGAACACCCTGAACGTCTGCCAGGTCGAACTGGTCGGCACCTGCGACCCCAAGACCCACGCCAAGTGGAAGAAGTCCGGCGACGCCCACCTGTACTGGCCGGAGGCCCCGGACTGGGCGCTGCTCGGCGTCGCCCGGTTCCTCTCCTGGATGCACGAGGAACACGGCGTCCCCCTGTCCGGCCCGAAGTCCTGGCCCGCCTATCCCTCGTCGTACGCCAACGGCGGCGGCCAGCGCATGTCGGGCACGAGGTGGGAGGCGTTCAAGGGGGTGTGCGGGCACATGCATGTACCCGAGAACGCCCATGGCGACCCTGGCGCCGTCGACTTCGCCCGGCTGCTGAAGCACGCCAAGGCCGACCTGGACCTCGGGGGCGACAAGGAGCCGGCGGAGACCGGGACCGTCGAGCCGAGGGTGCCCGCCTTCCCCGGACGCAAGTACTTCCGGGCGGGTGCCGTCAACGAGCATGTCCTCAAGCTCGGCAAGCGGCTGGTCGAGCGTGGTTTCGGTGATCACTACAAGGTCGGCCCCAGCAGGGCCTGGGGTGAGGCGGACCGGCTGAACGTGCGGGACTTCCAGAAGTCGCGGCCCGAGCTGCGCGGGGACGCCGACGGGCACCCCGGGCCCCTCACATGGCGGTTGTTGTTCTCGTGA